A section of the Asticcacaulis sp. EMRT-3 genome encodes:
- a CDS encoding helix-turn-helix transcriptional regulator: MTLSHSHIWTAIDALASRFSTTPSGLARLAGLDPTSFNKSKRQYVESGPNRPARPRWPSTESLAKLLEATGTKFSEFALLAEGRNAGQGIPLIGFAQAGNEGYFDDSGFPLGQGWDEVDFPTANSGLYALEISGDSMLPLYRDGDRILVDPHNQNLRRGDRVVVKTNEGEVMAKELVRYSARQVELRSLNPDFPDRVLDRLQVAWIARIVWASQ, encoded by the coding sequence ATGACCTTGTCACATAGCCATATCTGGACCGCCATTGACGCTCTCGCCAGCCGATTCAGCACGACGCCGTCGGGTCTGGCCCGTCTGGCCGGGCTTGACCCTACCAGTTTCAACAAATCAAAGCGCCAATATGTCGAATCCGGGCCCAACCGTCCGGCGCGCCCGCGCTGGCCCTCTACCGAGAGTCTGGCTAAGCTTCTGGAAGCGACGGGCACCAAGTTTTCCGAGTTTGCGCTGCTCGCCGAAGGACGTAATGCCGGGCAAGGGATTCCGCTGATCGGCTTCGCCCAGGCTGGCAATGAAGGCTATTTCGATGATTCGGGGTTTCCACTTGGCCAGGGCTGGGATGAGGTCGATTTCCCTACAGCGAACAGCGGGCTGTATGCGTTGGAAATTTCCGGCGATTCGATGCTGCCCCTGTATCGGGATGGTGATCGGATACTGGTGGATCCGCACAATCAGAATCTGCGTCGCGGCGACCGGGTGGTGGTGAAGACGAACGAGGGCGAGGTCATGGCCAAGGAACTGGTGCGTTATTCGGCGCGCCAGGTCGAGTTGCGCTCGCTCAATCCGGATTTCCCGGATCGGGTGCTGGATCGTTTGCAGGTGGCGTGGATCGCGCGGATTGTGTGGGCCAGCCAGTAG
- a CDS encoding PaaI family thioesterase, which yields MIAHPAEMENILKTMPFAAFLDVRLHLAGDELTAHLPYDDKLVGNVMIPALHGGVIGAFMEITAMAQLALSENFDHIPKPIGVTVQYLRSGKPINSFARATVKRVGRTVANVEVSAWQEQRHQRIATLQAHFLID from the coding sequence ATGATCGCTCATCCCGCCGAAATGGAAAATATCCTCAAGACCATGCCATTCGCCGCCTTTCTCGATGTGCGCCTGCATCTGGCCGGCGACGAACTGACGGCGCACCTGCCCTATGATGACAAACTGGTCGGCAATGTGATGATCCCGGCCCTGCATGGCGGGGTGATCGGGGCCTTCATGGAAATCACGGCGATGGCGCAACTGGCTTTGAGCGAAAACTTCGATCACATCCCCAAGCCAATCGGCGTCACCGTACAGTATCTGCGCTCCGGCAAGCCGATCAACAGCTTCGCCCGCGCCACCGTCAAGCGCGTCGGCCGCACGGTGGCCAATGTCGAGGTGTCGGCCTGGCAGGAACAGCGCCATCAACGGATCGCCACCTTACAGGCGCATTTTCTGATCGACTGA
- a CDS encoding PaaI family thioesterase gives MSPSPFHEMFATIIDNTPYMKAIGAVYAGRDDHGVTMRLPYRADLIGDPETRVIASGVVTALLDNGCGMAVWDRIGEYKPIATLDLRIDYMRPALPDNDLLVTAKCYKLTRSVGFVRAFAYEVSPDDPVAAAQAAFIVTSPALKAKA, from the coding sequence ATGAGTCCGTCGCCGTTTCACGAGATGTTCGCCACGATCATCGACAATACGCCCTATATGAAGGCGATAGGGGCCGTTTATGCCGGACGCGACGACCACGGCGTCACCATGCGCCTGCCCTACCGGGCTGATCTGATCGGCGATCCGGAAACGCGCGTCATCGCTTCGGGCGTGGTGACCGCCCTGCTCGATAATGGCTGCGGCATGGCCGTCTGGGATCGCATCGGCGAATATAAGCCGATTGCCACACTCGACCTGCGTATCGACTATATGCGCCCCGCCCTGCCCGATAACGACCTGCTGGTGACGGCGAAATGCTACAAGCTGACGCGCAGCGTGGGCTTTGTGCGCGCCTTTGCCTATGAGGTCAGTCCCGATGATCCGGTGGCCGCCGCTCAGGCGGCCTTTATCGTGACCTCGCCTGCGCTGAAAGCCAAGGCCTGA
- the queC gene encoding 7-cyano-7-deazaguanine synthase QueC: MSVSLDQVPAARSALVLFSGGQDSSVCLAWALAHYERVETVGFDYGQRHSIEMTTRQTVLTKFRDVYPLAQTRLGEDHVCDLRGFGAVAESALTRESEIVMTERGLPSSFVPGRNLAFFVYAAAVADRRGIDHLVGGMCETDYSGYPDCRKNTLEAMEQALRLGVERPFSIETPLMYLDKAQTWALSRDLGGQALIDLIIEDTHTCYMNDRTHRHPWGYGCGDCPACQLRKTGFEHFLEARTSVSR; this comes from the coding sequence ATGTCCGTCTCTCTGGATCAGGTTCCCGCCGCCCGTTCCGCGCTCGTCCTTTTTTCGGGCGGGCAGGATTCGTCTGTCTGCCTGGCATGGGCCCTGGCCCATTATGAGCGCGTCGAGACGGTGGGCTTCGATTACGGTCAGCGTCACAGTATTGAGATGACGACGCGCCAGACCGTGCTGACGAAGTTCCGCGATGTCTATCCGCTGGCCCAGACGCGCCTCGGCGAGGATCATGTCTGTGACCTGCGCGGTTTTGGCGCGGTGGCGGAATCGGCTTTGACGCGCGAAAGCGAGATCGTCATGACTGAGCGCGGCCTGCCGTCCTCCTTCGTGCCGGGGCGCAATCTGGCGTTTTTCGTCTATGCGGCGGCAGTAGCTGACCGGCGCGGCATCGACCATCTGGTCGGCGGCATGTGCGAAACCGACTATTCCGGCTATCCCGACTGCCGCAAGAACACGCTGGAGGCGATGGAGCAGGCTTTGCGGCTGGGCGTCGAGCGTCCCTTCAGCATCGAAACGCCGCTGATGTATCTCGACAAGGCCCAGACCTGGGCTCTTTCGCGCGATCTGGGCGGGCAGGCCCTGATTGATCTGATCATCGAGGACACCCACACCTGCTATATGAACGACCGCACGCACCGCCATCCCTGGGGTTATGGCTGCGGCGACTGTCCGGCCTGCCAGTTGCGCAAGACCGGTTTCGAGCATTTTCTCGAAGCCCGGACATCCGTTTCTCGCTGA
- the queE gene encoding 7-carboxy-7-deazaguanine synthase — protein MMYSFKEIFLTLQGEGGQAGRVNVFARFAGCNLWSGREQDRAAAACTFCDTDFVGTDGENGGKFAAPADVVVALDAVWGEGRADSKAVVFTGGEPLLQLDAALIAAVKAAGYFIAVETNGTITAPDGIDWICVSPKADNRLQQTSGQELKLVYPQDDVDPVAFRGLDFERFYLQPKDSPEQAMHTQMVIDYCLRHPQWRMSVQTHKLVGLK, from the coding sequence CTGATGTACAGTTTTAAAGAGATTTTTCTCACCCTCCAGGGCGAGGGCGGTCAGGCCGGGCGCGTCAATGTGTTTGCACGCTTTGCCGGGTGTAATCTGTGGAGTGGGCGCGAGCAGGATCGTGCGGCGGCGGCCTGTACTTTTTGTGACACCGATTTTGTTGGCACCGATGGCGAGAATGGCGGCAAGTTCGCCGCGCCTGCCGATGTGGTGGTGGCGCTCGATGCGGTATGGGGCGAGGGCCGGGCCGACAGCAAGGCGGTGGTTTTCACCGGCGGCGAACCCTTGCTGCAACTGGACGCGGCATTGATTGCGGCGGTCAAGGCGGCGGGTTATTTTATCGCGGTCGAAACCAATGGCACGATTACAGCGCCCGACGGTATCGACTGGATCTGCGTTTCGCCTAAGGCCGATAATCGCTTGCAGCAAACAAGTGGTCAGGAACTGAAGCTGGTTTATCCGCAGGACGATGTTGATCCGGTGGCCTTTAGGGGGCTGGATTTCGAGCGCTTCTATCTTCAGCCCAAGGATTCGCCCGAACAGGCGATGCACACGCAGATGGTGATTGACTATTGTTTGCGGCACCCGCAATGGCGGATGAGCGTGCAGACGCACAAGCTGGTGGGATTGAAATAA
- a CDS encoding pirin family protein, with protein MIDKRAFTTLGGANHGWLNAKHHFSFASYYDPARMGWGSIRVWNDDEIAAQSGFPPHPHDNMEIITYVRDGAITHEDSLGNKGRTEAGDVQVMSAGTGIRHAEYNVESELTRLFQIWVEPSVRGAAPAWGAKPFPKGDRAGRFVTLASGFEGDEDALPIRTPARLLGATFLKDQVETYTPVTAPEGQTRHLYLVVAKGRIAVNGVELDERDGAAIRDEAELKITALVDAEVVLLDAA; from the coding sequence ATGATCGATAAACGGGCTTTCACCACATTGGGCGGCGCCAATCACGGCTGGCTCAACGCCAAGCATCACTTTTCATTCGCCAGCTACTATGATCCGGCCCGCATGGGCTGGGGTTCGATCCGCGTCTGGAACGATGACGAGATCGCCGCGCAGTCGGGTTTTCCGCCGCACCCGCACGACAATATGGAGATCATCACCTATGTGCGCGACGGGGCGATCACCCATGAGGATTCGCTGGGCAATAAGGGGCGCACCGAAGCTGGCGATGTGCAAGTCATGTCAGCGGGCACCGGTATCCGCCATGCCGAATATAATGTCGAATCCGAACTGACGCGCCTGTTCCAGATCTGGGTTGAGCCGTCGGTGCGCGGTGCGGCCCCGGCCTGGGGTGCCAAACCCTTCCCCAAGGGCGACCGCGCGGGCCGGTTCGTCACCCTGGCTTCCGGCTTCGAGGGCGACGAAGACGCCTTGCCGATCCGCACACCGGCGCGGTTGCTGGGCGCGACCTTTTTGAAGGATCAGGTTGAAACCTACACGCCGGTGACGGCACCGGAAGGCCAGACGCGCCATCTCTATCTGGTGGTGGCCAAGGGCCGGATTGCGGTCAATGGCGTCGAGCTGGATGAGCGCGATGGTGCGGCGATCAGGGATGAGGCCGAACTGAAGATCACGGCGCTTGTGGATGCCGAGGTTGTGCTGCTGGATGCGGCGTAA